The sequence below is a genomic window from Clostridium sp. BJN0001.
AAAACTGATAAACTTCGAAAAAAATCTTTTTCACTTGCATGTTTTAGTCAGGATTTATTTTATGATTATACTCAAGTAAAGTGGATTATTAATAATTTAAGTGATAATATTCAGAATCTTAAATATGTAATAATCGGATTATCCTATTATTCTTTTGAATACGATATGTCGTTATCATCTCAAAAATATAGGACGTTATTATATTATGATGCTATTAAAGAAAGTCATCACTTGAAAAATACAGATTATTTATTAGAAGGAATGAATATAACTAAAAAAATAGCAAAGAATATTTTCTCCTATGATAAAGATGGACGTTTAGATAAGATTGACTTTATGTTTACTAAGAAAAGAATTTATTTACTTAGTGATGAAAAAGGAAAAGAGCAGGCTGAGCGTGACTGCAATAAAAATTATCCAGAGACAGTTAAAGAAAATACAAAAATTTTTAAAGATTATCTTACATTATTAAAAGATAATAATATAAAACCTATTGTTGTTGTTTTCCCAGTTTCAAAATACTATTCAAAATATTTTTCAAGAAGAGTGAAAAATGAATTTGAAAACATACTTAATGAAGTTAGAAAAGATTATGATTTTCAGCTGATAGATTATTTTGATAGCGATGAATTTACTGATGACGATTTTTATGATGTATCTCATCTTAATAATGATGGAGCGTTAAAGTTTACTGAGATACTTAATAATATTATTAAGTGGTAGGAAGAAATAGTATGATAAAAGTTATAATTTTTGATTTAGATGACACCCTTTACTATGAAAAACAATTTGTTTTATGTGGTTTTAAAAATGTTTGTATATATTTAAGCAAAAAATACAATAAAGATTTAAACAAGCTTTATAAAGATACAATAGATATCTTAGATAAAGACGGAAGAGGAAAGATTTTTGATTTTTTATGTAAGAAAAATAATTTTAAAGAAGATATAAATGATCTCGTTTTAATTTATAGAAATACAAAACCGACTTTAACTTTATATGAAGACAGTATTAAAATTTTTAAATACTTAAAAAATAACAATATAAAAACAGGCATTATTACAGATGGATGTGCATTAGTTCAATGGAACAAAATAAAATCTTTAAAGATTGATAAAAAAGTGGACAAGGTAATTGTAACAGATGATTATGATGGAAACTTTTCAAAGCCTTCTACAAAATCATATCTAGAAATGGCAGAATATTTTAAAGTAAATCCTAAGGAATGTATTTATATTGGAGATAATCCTAAAAAGGACTTTATAGGAGCAAAAAGCATTGGTATGAAAACTGTACGAATAATAAGAGAAAAAGGAGATCATGTGTCTGATATAGAAGATAATAAGCATGAGGCAGATAAAAAAATTAAAAATCTTGAAGAAATTAAAGATATAATAAAATTGTAAAGGAGATTTTAGCATATGAATATAGGTATAATTCTGGCAGGTGGCAGTGGAACCAGAATGGGAAATCAGAGTAAACCAAAGCAATTTATTGATGTTTATGGAAAGCCACTTATTATTTATACATTAGAAGCTTTTGAAAACAATGAATACATAGATGAAATTGTTATATCATGCCATAAGGATTGGATAGATAATGTTAAAATATGGTGCAGAAAATATGAGATTACAAAAGTAAAATATATAGTAGAAGGCGGAAATACAAGGCAGGAATCTTCATATAATGCATTAAAATGCCTTGATAAAGAATTAAGTGATGATGACATTGTAGTTATTCATGATTCTGCAAGACCTCTTATTACACCACAAATTATAAAAAACAATGTTATCATGTCAAAGGAGTATGATGCTGTTGATACAGTAATTCATTCTGATGATACTGTAATAAGAAGTATTGATGATAAAAGAATAGAAAGTGTACCAACACGAAAAGAGTTATATTTAGGACAAACACCACAAAGTTTTAAATATTCACTTATAAAAAATGCTCATATAGAAGCAGAAAAGAATGGTATTTATAATGCTACAGATGATTGTCAGCTTGTTCTTAAGCTTAATAAACAGGTATTTTTAGTAGATGGTGATAAACTAAACTTAAAGATTACACGATCTGAAGATTTAACTCTTTTTAAAGCTATACTTAAGATGGGTAGAATAGGAGGCTAAAATATGCTCTCCAGAAATATAAAAATTGTTTCCAAGGAAATATTTGAAATGTATGTTGAGGACACAACTCTTAAACAGGGGCAGTGTCTTATAAGAGTAAATAAAGGTGCTATATGCAGAGCGGATATTCGTTATTATAAAGGAGAACGTGAAGAAAAGATATTAGGATTAAAATATCCAATGAGTCTTATTCATGAAGCTATTGGAACAGTTTTAAAAAGCTATGATAATACATATAAAGCAGGGGATAGAGTTATTCTTATTCCCAATTTATGTAGATGCGTTAATGAAGAAAAATGTAAAAATAAAGTTTGCAAAAATAAGTTTTTAGGTGAAAATTACTGCAAATATGCAAAGTTTGCATCTAGCAATTGCGATGGATTTTCAAAAGAAATAATTAGCTGGCCTAAAAGTAATATTATAAAAATTGACGAAAGTATATCAGATGATGTTGCTGTATTTTCAGAACTTATATCTGTTTGTGAATCTATTTTAAGAAGAATTAAAGATATAGACAGTTCTTTTGAAACTGTATGTATTTTTGGAGATGGAATTGTAGGATTTATACTTTCAAATATATTACATAATATTTATAAGAAAAAAGTAATTATA
It includes:
- a CDS encoding HAD-IA family hydrolase, whose translation is MIKVIIFDLDDTLYYEKQFVLCGFKNVCIYLSKKYNKDLNKLYKDTIDILDKDGRGKIFDFLCKKNNFKEDINDLVLIYRNTKPTLTLYEDSIKIFKYLKNNNIKTGIITDGCALVQWNKIKSLKIDKKVDKVIVTDDYDGNFSKPSTKSYLEMAEYFKVNPKECIYIGDNPKKDFIGAKSIGMKTVRIIREKGDHVSDIEDNKHEADKKIKNLEEIKDIIKL
- a CDS encoding alcohol dehydrogenase catalytic domain-containing protein — its product is MLSRNIKIVSKEIFEMYVEDTTLKQGQCLIRVNKGAICRADIRYYKGEREEKILGLKYPMSLIHEAIGTVLKSYDNTYKAGDRVILIPNLCRCVNEEKCKNKVCKNKFLGENYCKYAKFASSNCDGFSKEIISWPKSNIIKIDESISDDVAVFSELISVCESILRRIKDIDSSFETVCIFGDGIVGFILSNILHNIYKKKVIIVGKHEDKMMKFPCEHYLKIDKTEKLKNQKIDVFVECVGGKGMNSAVQSILDVINPGGKIVLSGVSEEKLLINSRSILEKGLVLTGSTRSNISDFKKATEYLKNKEFYKYIKILNLGEKDIRSVSDYYNAFFDACTEKRLGKYILNFIF
- a CDS encoding DUF1574 domain-containing protein, translating into MFNVIIFGTGKSRKIVESGFNDDVNVIAYLDNNTDKWNQKINGKYILNPENIKNMEYDYVIIASQYNDIIYNQLINLGVDIKKIFQHNIFFMSIWNDICYRMKTIENMNKDELNLIITGISYAQKGIKTDKLRKKSFSLACFSQDLFYDYTQVKWIINNLSDNIQNLKYVIIGLSYYSFEYDMSLSSQKYRTLLYYDAIKESHHLKNTDYLLEGMNITKKIAKNIFSYDKDGRLDKIDFMFTKKRIYLLSDEKGKEQAERDCNKNYPETVKENTKIFKDYLTLLKDNNIKPIVVVFPVSKYYSKYFSRRVKNEFENILNEVRKDYDFQLIDYFDSDEFTDDDFYDVSHLNNDGALKFTEILNNIIKW
- the ispD gene encoding 2-C-methyl-D-erythritol 4-phosphate cytidylyltransferase, with protein sequence MNIGIILAGGSGTRMGNQSKPKQFIDVYGKPLIIYTLEAFENNEYIDEIVISCHKDWIDNVKIWCRKYEITKVKYIVEGGNTRQESSYNALKCLDKELSDDDIVVIHDSARPLITPQIIKNNVIMSKEYDAVDTVIHSDDTVIRSIDDKRIESVPTRKELYLGQTPQSFKYSLIKNAHIEAEKNGIYNATDDCQLVLKLNKQVFLVDGDKLNLKITRSEDLTLFKAILKMGRIGG